One region of Streptomyces subrutilus genomic DNA includes:
- a CDS encoding TetR/AcrR family transcriptional regulator produces the protein MGNREDLLAGARRCLEEKGYLRTTVRDIATASKVSMAAIGYHFGSREALLNQALFAAMDEWAAGSGRLAGQGDTAAERYADTWDRKIRDFGDMRWLWIANVEAFVHAQSSPELLATLAEGQRRSRRMVAAQLRGVPEDAVTDADVQALGSVHIALLTGVMVQHLTDPQHTPDGQAIARGLRMTTELLDG, from the coding sequence ATGGGAAATCGCGAGGACCTGCTGGCCGGAGCCCGGCGCTGCCTTGAGGAGAAGGGGTACCTCCGCACGACCGTGCGCGACATCGCCACGGCGTCGAAGGTCAGCATGGCCGCGATCGGCTACCACTTCGGATCGCGGGAGGCGCTGCTGAACCAGGCGCTCTTCGCCGCGATGGACGAGTGGGCCGCGGGATCCGGCCGGCTCGCCGGGCAGGGCGACACCGCCGCCGAGCGCTACGCCGACACCTGGGACCGCAAGATCCGGGACTTCGGCGACATGCGCTGGCTGTGGATCGCCAACGTCGAGGCCTTCGTGCACGCGCAGTCCTCGCCCGAACTGCTCGCCACCCTCGCCGAGGGCCAGCGCAGGTCCCGGCGGATGGTGGCGGCGCAGCTGCGCGGGGTGCCCGAGGACGCGGTCACCGACGCGGACGTGCAGGCCCTGGGGTCGGTGCACATCGCGCTGCTGACGGGCGTGATGGTCCAGCACCTCACCGACCCGCAGCACACCCCCGACGGGCAGGCCATCGCCCGGGGGCTGCGCATGACGACCGAGCTGCTGGACGGCTAG
- the pstS gene encoding phosphate ABC transporter substrate-binding protein PstS: protein MKLQRKSMLRASALGALVVSGALVLTACGSDDNTKNTDGTTKPSAAAAGDIKCDDAKGKLLASGSSAQKNAVELWVKNYMAACPGVEVNYKSSSSGEGIVAFNQGTVGFAGSDSALKPEQVEESKKICTGGQGINLPMVGGPVALGFNIAGVEKLNLDAATIANIFNDKIKKWDDEAIKKLNPGVTLPSTAIQAFHRSDDSGTTENVTKYLKAAAPDAWPHEAAKKWAAPGGQAASGSAGVAAQVKQVDGSIGYFELSFASSQGIKTVDLNTGAAAPVAATGENASKAIAAAKIAGTGSDLALKLDYTTKAEGAYPLVLVTYEVVCDKGNKAETLPTVKSFLNYTASDAGQKVLLENGYAPIPAEINAKVREAVSKLG, encoded by the coding sequence GTGAAGCTTCAGCGCAAGAGCATGCTTCGTGCCTCCGCCCTCGGGGCGCTTGTCGTGTCCGGCGCCCTGGTCCTCACGGCGTGCGGCTCGGACGACAACACGAAGAACACCGACGGCACCACGAAGCCCTCCGCCGCCGCGGCCGGCGACATCAAGTGCGACGACGCCAAGGGCAAGCTCCTGGCCTCGGGCTCCTCCGCGCAGAAGAACGCGGTCGAGCTGTGGGTGAAGAACTACATGGCCGCCTGCCCCGGCGTCGAGGTGAACTACAAGTCCTCCTCCTCCGGTGAGGGCATCGTCGCCTTCAACCAGGGCACCGTCGGTTTCGCCGGCTCCGACTCGGCGCTGAAGCCGGAGCAGGTCGAGGAGTCGAAGAAGATCTGCACCGGTGGCCAGGGCATCAACCTGCCGATGGTCGGCGGCCCCGTCGCCCTCGGCTTCAACATCGCCGGCGTGGAGAAGCTGAACCTGGACGCCGCCACGATCGCCAACATCTTCAACGACAAGATCAAGAAGTGGGACGACGAGGCGATCAAGAAGCTGAACCCCGGCGTCACGCTTCCCTCGACCGCGATCCAGGCCTTCCACCGCTCCGACGACTCCGGCACCACCGAGAACGTCACCAAGTACCTGAAGGCCGCAGCCCCCGACGCGTGGCCGCACGAGGCCGCGAAGAAGTGGGCCGCCCCGGGCGGCCAGGCCGCGTCCGGCTCCGCCGGCGTCGCCGCCCAGGTCAAGCAGGTCGACGGCTCGATCGGCTACTTCGAGCTCTCCTTCGCCAGCTCGCAGGGCATCAAGACCGTCGACCTGAACACGGGCGCCGCCGCCCCGGTCGCGGCCACCGGCGAGAACGCCTCCAAGGCCATCGCCGCCGCCAAGATCGCCGGCACCGGTTCCGACCTGGCCCTGAAGCTCGACTACACCACCAAGGCCGAGGGCGCCTACCCGCTGGTCCTGGTGACCTACGAGGTCGTCTGCGACAAGGGCAACAAGGCGGAGACCCTGCCCACCGTCAAGTCCTTCCTGAACTACACCGCGTCCGACGCGGGCCAGAAGGTGCTCCTCGAGAACGGCTACGCGCCGATCCCGGCCGAGATCAACGCCAAGGTCCGCGAGGCGGTCAGCAAGCTCGGCTAG
- the mshD gene encoding mycothiol synthase, giving the protein MTDAAAALEPGRQIETLDELTEEQAEAVLALIEDAARTDGTTAVSEQGRLQLRGGPREGIRHFLLTESGRLSGYGQLEDTDPVEAPAAELVVHPALRGRGHGRALGTALLAASGKRIRVWAHGGKSAARHLAQVLGLTLFRELRQLRRPLGPDADPLPEPVLPAGVTVRTFVPGSDDAAWLAANAAAFAHHPEQGALTQRDLDDRMAQPWFDPEGFFLAERDGELVGFHWTKVHRAEQLGEVYVVGVRPGAQGGGLGKALTAIGLRHLAAGGVPTAMLYVDADNAAALAVYERMGFTTHEVDLMYRTES; this is encoded by the coding sequence ATGACTGACGCAGCAGCGGCCCTGGAGCCGGGACGGCAGATTGAGACCCTCGACGAGCTGACGGAGGAACAGGCCGAGGCCGTCCTCGCCCTCATCGAGGACGCGGCACGCACCGACGGCACCACCGCCGTGTCCGAGCAGGGCCGCCTCCAGCTGCGCGGCGGGCCGCGCGAGGGCATCCGGCACTTCCTGCTCACCGAGAGCGGCCGGCTCTCCGGATACGGGCAACTGGAGGACACCGACCCGGTGGAGGCCCCCGCCGCCGAACTCGTCGTCCACCCCGCGCTGCGCGGCCGCGGCCACGGGCGCGCGCTCGGCACGGCCCTGCTGGCCGCCTCCGGCAAGCGGATCCGGGTCTGGGCGCACGGCGGCAAGTCGGCCGCGCGGCACCTGGCGCAGGTGCTGGGCCTGACCCTCTTCCGCGAGCTGCGCCAGCTGCGCCGGCCGCTCGGCCCGGACGCGGACCCGTTGCCGGAGCCGGTGCTGCCGGCCGGCGTGACCGTACGGACCTTCGTGCCCGGCAGCGACGACGCGGCCTGGCTCGCGGCGAACGCGGCCGCCTTCGCCCACCACCCCGAGCAGGGCGCGCTGACCCAGCGCGACCTGGACGACCGGATGGCGCAGCCGTGGTTCGACCCGGAGGGATTCTTCCTCGCCGAGCGCGACGGGGAGCTGGTCGGCTTCCACTGGACGAAGGTCCACCGGGCCGAGCAGCTGGGCGAGGTCTACGTGGTCGGCGTCCGCCCGGGCGCCCAGGGCGGCGGCCTCGGCAAGGCCCTGACCGCGATCGGCCTGCGGCACCTCGCCGCGGGGGGGGTGCCGACGGCGATGCTGTACGTCGACGCCGACAACGCGGCGGCGCTGGCGGTCTACGAGCGCATGGGCTTCACGACCCACGAGGTGGACCTGATGTACCGCACCGAAAGCTGA
- a CDS encoding bifunctional metallophosphatase/5'-nucleotidase: protein MSATPQRHRRTRRLTLTALAVTAGAGAMVAAALPAGAASGGGAAKSRTVDVQLLSFNDFHGTLEPPQGSSGNVTERQADGTTKAIPAGGVEYLATSLREARKGHEYSVTAAAGDMIGGSPMLSGLFHDEPSIEALNKLDLDVTGVGNHEFDEGKAELRRMAYGGCHPVEGCFEPGKEFTGSEFKFLAANVTDEKTKRPMMNPTFIWKKGDVKIGFIGVTLEGTADIVTAEGVKGLKFEDEVESINKYAAELNKQGVKSIVALIHEGGLPANGAYNYDCDVPGAGAGISGPIVDIAKNLDPKVDALVTGHTHQAYACTIPDPAGNPRMVTSAASYGRLFTDTTLTYDRQTKDIVRTPVSSPKPVNKVVTRDQPKASDMTELIQRWSELAAPIANRPQGFISADIPGRGSEAPEKPLGDLIADAQLEALAPADKGGAQLALMNPGGIRADLAYKAAGDEGDGVVTYGESYTVQPFNNMMNIVDLTGAQLITALQQQVSGPVNGASPKILQVSKGFTYTLDMTRSGADRIVVDSVKLNGAAIDPAKTYRVAMNEFLAGGGDGFTVLKEHKNKLVGAPDLDCFNAYLGKSTAANPIVPPVADRITVIK, encoded by the coding sequence ATGTCAGCGACACCACAACGGCACCGCCGCACCCGCCGGTTGACCCTCACCGCTCTCGCCGTCACGGCAGGGGCCGGGGCGATGGTCGCCGCCGCTCTGCCGGCCGGCGCCGCGAGTGGTGGCGGTGCCGCCAAGAGCCGGACCGTCGACGTGCAGCTGCTGTCGTTCAACGACTTCCACGGCACGCTCGAGCCCCCGCAGGGCTCGTCCGGCAATGTGACCGAACGTCAGGCCGACGGCACCACCAAGGCCATACCCGCGGGCGGTGTCGAGTACCTCGCCACCAGCCTGCGCGAAGCCCGCAAGGGCCACGAGTACTCCGTCACCGCCGCGGCGGGCGACATGATCGGCGGCAGCCCGATGCTGTCCGGGCTCTTCCACGACGAGCCGAGCATCGAGGCGCTGAACAAGCTCGACCTGGACGTCACGGGCGTCGGCAACCACGAGTTCGACGAGGGCAAGGCCGAGCTGCGCCGCATGGCGTACGGCGGCTGCCACCCGGTCGAGGGCTGCTTCGAGCCCGGCAAGGAGTTCACCGGATCCGAGTTCAAGTTCCTCGCGGCGAACGTCACGGACGAGAAGACCAAGCGTCCGATGATGAACCCCACCTTCATCTGGAAGAAGGGGGACGTGAAGATCGGCTTCATCGGCGTCACCCTGGAGGGCACTGCGGACATCGTCACCGCCGAGGGCGTCAAGGGCCTGAAGTTCGAGGACGAAGTCGAGTCGATCAACAAGTACGCCGCCGAGCTGAACAAGCAGGGCGTGAAGTCGATCGTCGCGCTGATCCACGAGGGCGGTCTGCCCGCGAACGGCGCGTACAACTACGACTGCGACGTCCCCGGCGCGGGCGCCGGCATCTCCGGCCCGATCGTGGACATCGCCAAGAACCTCGACCCCAAGGTCGACGCGCTGGTGACCGGCCACACGCACCAGGCGTACGCCTGCACCATCCCGGACCCGGCGGGCAACCCGCGCATGGTGACCTCGGCCGCCTCCTACGGCCGGCTGTTCACGGACACCACGCTGACCTACGACCGGCAGACCAAGGACATCGTCCGTACGCCGGTCAGCTCGCCGAAGCCGGTCAACAAGGTCGTCACCCGCGACCAGCCCAAGGCCTCGGACATGACCGAGCTGATCCAGCGCTGGAGCGAGCTCGCGGCCCCGATCGCGAACCGCCCGCAGGGCTTCATCTCCGCCGACATCCCGGGCCGCGGCTCGGAGGCGCCGGAGAAGCCGCTCGGCGACCTGATCGCCGACGCGCAGCTGGAGGCGCTGGCCCCGGCCGACAAGGGCGGCGCGCAGCTGGCCCTCATGAACCCGGGCGGCATCCGTGCCGACCTCGCCTACAAGGCGGCCGGGGACGAGGGCGACGGTGTGGTGACGTACGGCGAGTCCTACACGGTCCAGCCGTTCAACAACATGATGAACATCGTGGACCTGACGGGCGCGCAGCTGATCACCGCGCTCCAGCAGCAGGTGAGCGGCCCGGTCAACGGCGCCAGCCCCAAGATCCTGCAGGTGTCGAAGGGCTTCACGTACACCCTGGACATGACCAGGTCCGGTGCGGACCGCATCGTCGTGGACTCGGTGAAGCTGAACGGCGCGGCGATCGACCCCGCCAAGACCTACCGGGTCGCGATGAACGAGTTCCTCGCGGGCGGCGGTGACGGCTTCACCGTCCTGAAGGAGCACAAGAACAAGCTGGTCGGCGCGCCCGACCTGGACTGCTTCAACGCCTACCTGGGCAAGTCGACGGCGGCGAACCCGATCGTCCCGCCGGTGGCGGACCGGATCACCGTCATCAAGTAG
- a CDS encoding alpha/beta fold hydrolase: MRHELKIDDRTLSYLDFGGPGRPLLALHGGLSEAAAYTGLATALRDEWRVIAPDQRGHGDSDRTPAYDREGYVGDAAALLEHLDPGGPLPVLGFSLGGTNAYHLAAARPDLVSALIIVDSPVEVVRKDGPDFWAFLHDLPYTAPTREELITALGPLGPTYAPALRPDGSGWRLPFHPQDTLATLAGAYGDRWDVWLASDCPALLIHGLRSEALSREQAAAMVSRRPGTSYTALDTEHFVPFQDPEGFHKAVHTFLTTL, translated from the coding sequence ATGCGCCACGAGCTGAAGATCGACGACCGCACCCTCTCCTACCTGGACTTCGGGGGCCCCGGCCGGCCGCTGCTCGCCCTGCACGGCGGCCTCTCCGAAGCTGCCGCCTACACCGGCCTGGCCACCGCACTGCGCGACGAGTGGCGGGTCATCGCCCCCGACCAGCGCGGCCACGGCGACTCCGACCGCACCCCCGCCTACGACCGCGAGGGCTACGTGGGCGACGCCGCCGCCCTGCTGGAGCACCTGGACCCGGGCGGCCCGCTGCCCGTACTCGGCTTCTCCCTCGGCGGCACCAACGCCTACCACCTGGCGGCAGCCCGCCCCGACCTGGTCTCCGCGCTGATCATCGTGGACTCCCCCGTGGAAGTCGTGCGCAAGGACGGCCCGGACTTCTGGGCCTTCCTCCACGACCTCCCGTACACCGCGCCGACCCGCGAGGAACTCATCACCGCCCTCGGCCCGCTGGGCCCGACCTACGCCCCCGCGCTGCGCCCCGACGGCAGCGGCTGGCGGCTCCCGTTCCACCCGCAGGACACCCTGGCCACCCTCGCGGGCGCCTACGGCGACCGCTGGGACGTCTGGCTCGCGAGCGACTGCCCGGCCCTGCTGATCCACGGCCTGCGCAGCGAGGCGCTCTCCCGGGAGCAGGCCGCCGCGATGGTCTCCCGGCGGCCCGGGACCTCGTACACCGCCCTCGACACCGAGCACTTCGTGCCCTTCCAGGACCCGGAGGGCTTCCACAAGGCCGTCCACACCTTCCTCACGACCCTCTGA
- a CDS encoding phosphatidylinositol-specific phospholipase C — protein sequence MGMGTGLDRRAFLAGALAAGAAVGLGAPPASAAALGTQDWMAGLGDSTPLQRMTIPGTHDSGATKGGLYVACQNTSIAQQLDSGIRFLDVRCRVTGGSFAIHHAAFFQDLMFGDVLVACRNFLAAHPSETVLMRVKQEYSGESDATFRAVFDDYLDHRGWRPLFRIADTLPTLGQARGKVVLLADNGGLPGLRYGDGNVFDIQDDWNAEPFAKRGKIENHFRKAVQQPGKLFVNYVSTAAYMPPRWNSDRLNPQVHGFVDGGEMAGRTGLGIVPMDFPNTRSGLVSSLIRHN from the coding sequence ATGGGCATGGGCACGGGACTGGACCGGCGGGCGTTTCTGGCCGGAGCACTGGCCGCGGGCGCGGCCGTCGGGCTCGGAGCACCACCCGCCTCGGCCGCCGCGCTCGGCACCCAGGACTGGATGGCCGGCCTCGGCGACTCCACGCCCCTCCAGCGGATGACCATCCCCGGCACGCACGACTCCGGCGCCACCAAGGGCGGCCTCTACGTCGCCTGCCAGAACACCTCGATCGCCCAGCAGCTCGACTCCGGCATCCGCTTCCTCGACGTGCGCTGCCGGGTCACGGGCGGCTCCTTCGCCATCCACCACGCGGCCTTCTTCCAGGACCTGATGTTCGGGGACGTCCTCGTCGCCTGCCGGAACTTCCTCGCCGCGCACCCCTCCGAGACCGTGCTGATGCGCGTCAAGCAGGAGTACTCCGGGGAGAGCGACGCCACCTTCCGCGCGGTCTTCGACGACTACCTCGACCACCGCGGCTGGCGCCCGCTGTTCCGGATCGCCGACACCCTGCCCACGCTCGGCCAGGCCCGCGGCAAGGTGGTCCTGCTCGCCGATAACGGCGGACTGCCCGGCCTGCGCTACGGCGACGGCAACGTCTTCGACATCCAGGACGACTGGAACGCCGAGCCCTTCGCCAAACGAGGCAAGATCGAGAACCACTTCCGCAAGGCCGTCCAGCAGCCCGGCAAGCTCTTCGTGAACTACGTCAGCACCGCGGCGTACATGCCGCCGCGCTGGAACTCCGACCGGCTGAACCCGCAGGTGCACGGCTTCGTCGACGGCGGGGAGATGGCCGGCCGGACCGGGCTCGGGATCGTCCCGATGGACTTCCCGAACACCCGCTCCGGCCTGGTCTCCTCACTGATCCGGCACAACTGA
- a CDS encoding RNA degradosome polyphosphate kinase yields MSHKPSAGPTEVPAQHPSPSSAAPAGTPGLAVTGAHARIGSISAHRPHVDLEPDLDADLDAYDDKDGGELPPGRFLDRERSWLAFNERVLELAEDPTTPLLERANFLAIFASNLDEFFMVRVAGLKRRIATGVATRSASGLQPREVLDLIWTRSRELMARHAACFQQDICPALAEEGVHLIRWPDLTEKEQARLFTLFRNQIFPVLTPLAVDPAHPFPYISGLSLNLAVVVRNPVSGHRHFARVKVPPLLSRFLEASPHRYVPLEDVISAHLEELFPGMEVLAHHMFRVTRNEDLEVEEDDAENLLQALEKELMRRRFGPPVRLEVEESIDPGVLDLLVQELNVDASEVYPLPGPLDLTALFGISSLDRPELKYPKFIAGTHRDLAEVESASAPDIFAALRERDVLLHHPYDSFSTSVQAFLEQAAADPDVLAIKQTLYRTSGDSPIVDALIDAAEAGKQVLVLVEIKARFDEQANIKWARKLEESGCHVVYGLVGLKTHCKLSLVVRQEGDQLRRYSHVGTGNYHPKTARLYEDLGLLTADPQVGADLSDLFNRLSGYSRRETYRRLMVAPRSLRDGLIARIDKEAAHHRAGRPAYVRLKMNSIVDEALIDSLYRASQAGVPVDIWVRGICAVRPGVPGLSENIRVRSILGRFLEHSRVFAFGNGGEPEVWIGSADMMHRNLDRRIEALVRVADPAHRAALDRMLETGMSDVTSSWHLGPDGEWTRHSTDAEGQPLRHVQEMLIDARRRRRGSAKP; encoded by the coding sequence ATGAGCCACAAGCCCAGCGCAGGCCCCACCGAGGTCCCCGCCCAGCACCCGTCCCCCTCGTCCGCCGCCCCCGCGGGAACGCCGGGCTTGGCCGTCACCGGCGCGCACGCACGCATAGGCTCCATCAGCGCGCACCGCCCCCACGTCGACCTCGAGCCCGATCTCGACGCCGATCTGGACGCCTACGACGACAAGGACGGCGGAGAGCTCCCGCCCGGCCGCTTCCTCGACCGGGAGCGCAGCTGGCTGGCCTTCAACGAGCGGGTGCTGGAGCTCGCGGAGGATCCGACGACGCCGCTCCTGGAGCGCGCCAACTTCCTGGCGATCTTCGCGAGCAACCTCGACGAGTTCTTCATGGTCCGCGTCGCCGGCCTCAAGCGCCGCATCGCGACCGGCGTCGCCACCCGTTCGGCCTCAGGCCTCCAGCCCCGCGAGGTGCTGGACCTCATCTGGACCCGCTCGCGCGAGCTCATGGCCCGGCACGCCGCCTGCTTCCAGCAGGACATCTGCCCGGCCCTGGCCGAGGAGGGCGTCCACCTCATCCGCTGGCCGGACCTCACCGAGAAGGAGCAGGCGCGCCTCTTCACCCTGTTCCGCAACCAGATCTTCCCGGTGCTGACCCCGCTGGCCGTCGACCCCGCGCACCCCTTCCCGTACATCTCCGGCCTCTCCCTGAACCTGGCCGTGGTCGTGCGCAACCCCGTCAGCGGCCACCGCCACTTCGCCCGGGTCAAGGTCCCGCCGCTCCTCTCCCGCTTCCTGGAGGCCTCCCCGCACCGCTACGTCCCGCTGGAGGACGTCATCTCCGCGCACCTGGAGGAGCTGTTCCCCGGCATGGAGGTGCTCGCGCACCACATGTTCCGCGTGACCCGCAACGAGGACCTCGAGGTGGAGGAGGACGACGCCGAGAACCTCCTCCAGGCCCTGGAGAAGGAGCTCATGCGGCGCCGCTTCGGCCCGCCCGTCCGCCTGGAGGTCGAGGAGTCCATCGACCCCGGCGTACTGGACCTCCTCGTGCAGGAGCTGAACGTCGACGCCTCGGAGGTGTACCCGCTGCCCGGGCCGCTGGACCTGACCGCCCTCTTCGGGATCTCCTCCCTGGACCGGCCCGAGCTGAAATACCCGAAGTTCATCGCCGGCACCCACCGGGACCTCGCCGAGGTCGAGTCCGCGTCGGCGCCCGACATCTTCGCCGCGCTGCGCGAGCGGGACGTGCTGCTGCACCACCCGTACGACTCCTTCTCCACCTCGGTGCAGGCCTTCCTGGAGCAGGCCGCCGCCGACCCGGACGTCCTCGCGATCAAGCAGACGCTGTACCGCACCTCCGGCGACTCCCCGATCGTGGACGCCCTGATCGACGCCGCCGAGGCCGGCAAGCAGGTCCTCGTACTGGTCGAGATCAAGGCCCGTTTCGACGAGCAGGCCAACATCAAGTGGGCGCGCAAGCTGGAGGAGTCCGGCTGCCACGTCGTCTACGGGCTCGTCGGCCTCAAGACCCACTGCAAGCTGTCGCTCGTCGTGCGCCAGGAGGGCGACCAGCTGCGCCGCTACTCGCACGTGGGCACCGGCAACTACCACCCCAAGACGGCCCGGCTCTACGAGGACCTCGGCCTGCTCACCGCCGACCCGCAGGTCGGCGCGGACCTCTCCGACCTGTTCAACCGGCTGTCGGGCTACTCGCGCCGCGAGACCTACCGCCGGCTGATGGTGGCGCCCCGCTCGCTGCGCGACGGGCTGATAGCCCGCATCGACAAGGAGGCCGCCCACCACCGGGCCGGCCGACCCGCGTACGTGCGCCTGAAGATGAACTCGATCGTCGACGAGGCCCTCATCGACTCGCTCTACCGGGCATCGCAGGCCGGCGTGCCCGTCGACATCTGGGTCCGCGGCATCTGCGCGGTGCGCCCGGGAGTACCGGGGCTCTCGGAGAACATCCGGGTCCGTTCGATCCTCGGCCGGTTCCTGGAGCACTCGCGGGTCTTCGCCTTCGGCAACGGCGGCGAGCCCGAGGTGTGGATCGGCAGCGCCGACATGATGCACCGCAACCTCGACCGCCGTATCGAGGCACTGGTCAGGGTCGCCGACCCGGCCCACCGCGCGGCCCTGGACCGGATGCTGGAAACCGGGATGTCCGACGTCACGTCCTCCTGGCACCTGGGCCCGGACGGCGAATGGACCCGGCACAGCACGGACGCGGAAGGCCAGCCGCTGCGGCACGTACAGGAGATGCTCATAGACGCCCGGAGGCGCCGGCGTGGCTCAGCCAAACCATGA
- a CDS encoding sensor histidine kinase: MSPAARFRALPLRSRLALLVTVAVALAVAAVAAVSWVMVRTQLRDQLDSSLRATNAVAQAQQVFEASGGRCVPGGSVTDRAPNNLSAQVQVVLPDGRQCWVDGKSTLPVTGTELGVAKRLRGASLYDSTTSDGAAVRVYTQPAIVNGVPAALSVAKPLADIEKPLSTLAWVLLLVCGIGVVGAGAAGLWVARTGLRPVDELTGAVEHIARTEDLTVRIPDEGDDEIARLSRSFNSMTAALASSQERQAQLIADAGHELRTPLTSLRTNIELLARSEDTGRAIPPEDRRELLASVKAQMTELAALIGDLQELSRPDAVSPGPLEVVALHEIAGAALSRARLRGPELEFGSCLEPWYVRGEAAALERAVVNVLDNAVKFSPPGGAVEVTLRAGELRVRDHGPGIPAEDLPHVFERFWRSPSARALPGSGLGLSIVARTVARAGGSAELRAAADGGPGAEAVLRIPGAPSPPPGTSVVPDQ; the protein is encoded by the coding sequence GTGAGCCCCGCCGCCAGATTCCGCGCGCTCCCGCTGCGCTCCCGCCTCGCGCTGCTGGTCACGGTGGCGGTGGCGCTGGCCGTGGCGGCCGTCGCCGCCGTGTCCTGGGTGATGGTGCGCACCCAGCTCCGCGACCAGCTGGACAGCTCGCTGCGCGCCACCAACGCGGTCGCCCAGGCCCAGCAGGTCTTCGAGGCCTCCGGGGGGCGGTGCGTCCCCGGCGGTTCCGTGACCGACCGGGCGCCCAACAACCTCAGCGCACAGGTGCAGGTCGTCCTGCCCGACGGCCGGCAGTGCTGGGTCGACGGCAAGAGCACCCTCCCGGTCACCGGGACCGAGCTGGGGGTGGCCAAGCGGCTCCGGGGCGCCTCCCTCTACGACTCGACCACCTCCGACGGGGCGGCCGTCCGGGTCTACACCCAGCCCGCCATCGTGAACGGGGTGCCCGCCGCACTGTCCGTGGCCAAGCCGCTCGCCGACATCGAGAAGCCGCTGTCCACCCTGGCCTGGGTTCTGCTGCTGGTCTGCGGCATCGGCGTGGTCGGCGCGGGCGCGGCCGGGCTGTGGGTGGCCCGGACCGGGCTGCGGCCCGTCGACGAACTGACCGGCGCCGTCGAGCACATCGCCCGCACCGAGGACCTCACCGTCCGCATCCCCGACGAGGGCGACGACGAGATCGCCCGCCTGTCGCGGTCCTTCAACTCCATGACGGCGGCCCTCGCCTCCTCCCAGGAGCGGCAGGCGCAGCTGATCGCCGACGCCGGGCACGAGCTGCGCACCCCGCTGACCTCGCTGCGGACGAACATCGAGCTGCTGGCGCGCAGCGAGGACACCGGCCGGGCGATCCCGCCCGAGGACCGCAGGGAGCTGCTGGCCTCGGTGAAGGCGCAGATGACGGAGCTCGCCGCGCTGATCGGCGACCTCCAGGAGCTGTCCCGCCCCGACGCCGTGTCCCCCGGTCCGCTGGAGGTGGTGGCCCTGCACGAGATCGCGGGGGCCGCGCTGTCCCGGGCCCGGCTGCGCGGTCCGGAGCTGGAGTTCGGCTCCTGCCTGGAGCCCTGGTACGTACGGGGCGAGGCGGCCGCGCTGGAGCGGGCGGTGGTCAACGTCCTGGACAACGCGGTGAAGTTCAGCCCGCCGGGCGGGGCGGTGGAGGTGACGCTGCGGGCGGGCGAGCTGCGCGTACGGGACCACGGACCGGGCATCCCCGCCGAGGACCTCCCGCACGTCTTCGAGCGGTTCTGGCGCTCTCCCTCGGCCCGCGCCCTGCCCGGCAGCGGCCTCGGCCTGTCGATCGTGGCCCGTACGGTGGCCCGCGCGGGCGGGAGCGCCGAACTGCGGGCGGCGGCCGACGGCGGGCCGGGCGCGGAGGCGGTGCTGCGCATCCCGGGAGCCCCGTCCCCGCCGCCCGGGACCTCAGTTGTGCCGGATCAGTGA
- a CDS encoding CHAD domain-containing protein, protein MALTGCAGEVLGTYLRTQATAFLRGLRLHEEGGSARTEPGGGADAAESGDAARSLRGAARRISGSLATFRVVTESSWADGLRTELVWLSSTLADEHAYAARLARLMDALHRLSGSAEVPAPRGTAGALTVGSARAGALLERRLTLARTRAHSATLQALGSARFHAVADSVAVLASEVPLDPVAARGRVEDVLVPLAAVAETRLSAAVGALPPAEGTHPYDADRDGPWHEVRRLLRVHRYAREALGEDVTRAAAAGEALDRHRDASEAASASAAAARTPRIAPATAYALGILHADQRHAVESARFDFRRIWLRAPAEGRGHAKITAG, encoded by the coding sequence ATGGCATTGACGGGATGTGCGGGCGAGGTGCTCGGCACCTACCTGCGCACCCAGGCCACCGCCTTCCTGCGCGGGCTGCGCCTGCACGAGGAGGGGGGGTCCGCCCGGACGGAGCCGGGGGGAGGGGCCGACGCCGCGGAGAGCGGCGATGCGGCGCGCAGCCTGCGGGGGGCGGCGCGCCGGATCAGCGGATCCCTGGCCACCTTCCGGGTGGTGACCGAGTCCTCCTGGGCGGACGGGCTGCGCACCGAGCTGGTGTGGCTGTCCTCGACCCTGGCCGACGAGCACGCGTACGCCGCCCGCCTGGCGCGGCTGATGGACGCGCTGCACCGGCTGTCGGGCTCGGCCGAGGTGCCGGCGCCGCGGGGGACGGCCGGCGCGCTCACGGTGGGCTCGGCGCGCGCGGGCGCGCTGCTGGAGCGCCGGCTCACCCTGGCCCGTACCCGCGCCCACTCGGCGACCCTGCAGGCCCTCGGCTCGGCCCGGTTCCACGCGGTGGCGGACTCGGTGGCGGTGCTGGCCTCGGAGGTCCCGCTGGATCCGGTCGCGGCCCGGGGCCGGGTCGAGGACGTCCTGGTGCCGCTGGCCGCGGTGGCCGAAACCCGCCTGTCGGCCGCGGTCGGGGCGCTTCCGCCGGCCGAGGGCACCCACCCGTACGACGCGGACCGCGACGGCCCCTGGCACGAGGTACGCCGCCTCCTGCGGGTCCACCGGTACGCGCGGGAGGCGCTGGGCGAGGACGTGACGCGCGCGGCGGCCGCGGGCGAGGCCCTGGACCGCCACCGCGACGCGTCGGAGGCGGCGTCCGCCTCGGCCGCGGCGGCGCGCACGCCGCGGATCGCCCCGGCCACGGCATACGCCCTGGGCATCCTGCACGCGGACCAGCGCCACGCGGTGGAGTCGGCCCGTTTCGACTTCCGGCGGATCTGGCTCCGGGCCCCCGCGGAGGGGCGTGGTCACGCCAAGATAACGGCCGGATAA